A stretch of Haloprofundus halophilus DNA encodes these proteins:
- a CDS encoding KEOPS complex subunit Pcc1: MSPNASSAARTARVETTHEEAALVAAALAPDDTDEMTTTVSDDRIVTVIERETTGGLQATVDDYVVNLTVAETVIDAVRDTT; the protein is encoded by the coding sequence GTGAGTCCGAACGCGAGTTCGGCCGCGCGGACCGCCCGCGTCGAGACGACGCACGAGGAGGCGGCGCTCGTCGCCGCCGCGCTCGCCCCCGACGACACCGACGAGATGACGACGACGGTGAGTGACGATCGCATCGTCACCGTCATCGAGCGGGAGACGACCGGCGGCCTGCAGGCCACGGTCGACGACTACGTGGTGAACCTGACGGTCGCAGAGACCGTCATCGACGCAGTTAGAGACACAACATGA
- a CDS encoding exonuclease RecJ yields the protein MSTARSADAETAPAAVAAALADAPFVRVVARADGDSLAASGILARALRSADIPFHVQLRPNPATAVAADTDDVVVSVGATSAPLAVPGDDAPATLAAYHAASELGDTSNATLALAGIAAFGDSLEADDYDALRSAAEAAGATHRPGVGVPVGDLADGLAHSTLLYAPYSGDVESARALLAETSLPADLDADAHRPVASLAALDATGAADATPRAVESLDRVLRPYETPDGPFETVEGYADVLCAVARERPGTGVALALGHATDATRQAALDAWRTHALEAHTVLREADTARFADCFVVRTDLGSDSLGVLATVARLARDFRSPEPVVLAAGDGAAAAASADSRRLGETMATAAAEFGGAGYGRGDEGEARFDTEETDDTDATTTSDASTTDQHPFTAAFREALRA from the coding sequence ATGTCGACCGCGCGCTCCGCCGACGCCGAGACCGCCCCCGCCGCCGTCGCCGCGGCGCTCGCCGACGCCCCCTTCGTCCGGGTCGTCGCGCGCGCCGACGGCGACTCGCTGGCCGCGAGTGGCATCCTCGCGCGTGCGCTGCGCAGCGCCGATATCCCGTTCCACGTCCAACTCCGACCGAATCCGGCGACCGCCGTCGCCGCCGACACCGACGACGTCGTCGTCTCCGTCGGCGCGACGTCGGCGCCGCTCGCCGTCCCCGGCGACGACGCACCGGCGACGCTCGCCGCGTACCACGCTGCGAGCGAACTCGGCGACACGTCGAACGCGACGCTCGCACTCGCGGGCATCGCCGCGTTCGGCGACTCGCTCGAAGCCGACGACTACGACGCGCTCCGCTCGGCCGCCGAAGCCGCCGGGGCGACGCACCGTCCCGGCGTCGGCGTTCCGGTCGGTGACCTCGCGGACGGCCTCGCCCACTCGACGCTGCTCTACGCGCCGTACTCCGGCGACGTGGAGTCGGCGCGGGCGCTGCTGGCCGAGACGAGTCTGCCGGCCGATCTCGACGCGGACGCGCATCGCCCCGTCGCCTCCCTCGCCGCGCTCGACGCGACGGGGGCGGCCGACGCGACGCCGCGCGCGGTCGAGTCGCTCGACCGCGTTCTGCGCCCGTACGAGACGCCGGACGGTCCGTTCGAGACGGTCGAGGGCTACGCCGACGTGCTCTGCGCCGTCGCCCGGGAGCGCCCCGGAACCGGCGTCGCGCTCGCACTCGGTCACGCCACCGACGCGACGCGACAGGCCGCGCTCGACGCGTGGCGCACCCACGCGCTCGAAGCTCACACCGTCCTGCGCGAGGCCGACACCGCCCGGTTCGCCGACTGTTTCGTCGTGCGGACCGACCTCGGGTCGGACTCGCTCGGCGTGCTGGCGACGGTCGCACGGTTGGCCCGCGACTTCCGGTCGCCGGAGCCGGTCGTGCTCGCCGCCGGCGACGGCGCCGCCGCCGCCGCGAGCGCCGACTCCCGACGGTTGGGAGAGACGATGGCGACCGCGGCCGCCGAATTCGGCGGCGCGGGCTACGGACGAGGAGACGAGGGCGAAGCGCGCTTCGACACCGAGGAGACGGACGACACGGACGCGACCACCACATCGGACGCATCGACGACAGACCAACACCCGTTCACCGCGGCGTTCCGGGAGGCGCTTCGCGCGTGA
- a CDS encoding 30S ribosomal protein S15, producing MARMHTRRRGSSGSDRPVTDESPEWSDVDADDVEQRVVELAEQGHDPSVIGLKLRDEGVKGTPVPNVKLATGKKLTEILEENDAKDELPEDLKNLMQRAIRLREHVQENQQDHQNRRALQNTESKIRRLVNYYRGDALDPSFRYSYDVAVELLE from the coding sequence ATGGCACGAATGCACACCCGTCGCCGCGGCTCGTCCGGTTCGGACCGCCCGGTGACAGACGAATCCCCCGAGTGGAGTGACGTCGACGCAGACGACGTCGAACAGCGCGTCGTCGAACTCGCAGAGCAGGGCCACGACCCCAGCGTCATCGGCCTGAAACTGCGCGACGAAGGCGTCAAAGGTACCCCGGTCCCGAACGTCAAACTCGCGACCGGCAAGAAGCTCACCGAGATTCTCGAGGAGAACGACGCGAAAGACGAACTCCCCGAGGACCTCAAGAACCTGATGCAGCGCGCGATTCGACTCCGCGAGCACGTCCAGGAGAACCAGCAGGACCACCAGAACCGTCGCGCCCTGCAGAACACCGAGTCGAAGATTCGCCGCCTCGTCAACTACTACCGAGGCGACGCGCTCGACCCGTCGTTCCGCTACAGCTACGACGTCGCCGTCGAACTCCTCGAATAA
- a CDS encoding bacterio-opsin activator domain-containing protein — protein MSGDELEVLLIEDNPGDVRLIEEFLREPVGATAQDGSNGARSAPSLRHADSLTAGLELLDDRDVDVVLLDLGLPESQGLETLETVLERAAHTPIVVLTGLKDESVGLQAVEQGAQEYLVKDELTSVLLQRSIRYAIERQNRERRLAHQHEQLAALNNLNAVVRDINEALVRESRHDDIEQLVCDRLVASDSYLFAWVGALDHNSKEITVRAKAGVGSYLDDVTITADDSETATGPTGRAIRTQEMQVAQDIKTNPDYEHWRERALEYGFESSAAIPIAHDGLMYGVLNVYAERPYAFEGQEYEVIRQLGEIVGHATAALDRKVALMSDDVTEVRFQVEKMLQQQGVSEIPDGSITIDRVIPIGGDSYLAYGVVDEAVVDSFRDLVEQISHFESLKIINEGIGSVQFELNLERPPIISTLAAQGSYVKEATIESGDLNLVVHLPPSAEVRRVSEAVREAYPDAEVVAQRQTTRRDRSAQQVQTAVSEDLTERQRAVLETAYLAGFFNWPRDSSGEEVAESLGVSAPTFHQHVRIGLSKLLGALFSDAPEDERDR, from the coding sequence ATGTCCGGAGACGAACTCGAAGTTCTCCTGATCGAAGACAACCCCGGCGACGTGAGACTCATCGAGGAGTTCCTCCGAGAGCCGGTCGGAGCCACGGCGCAGGACGGCTCGAACGGGGCGCGTAGCGCGCCGTCACTTCGACACGCGGACTCCCTCACGGCGGGACTCGAACTCCTGGACGACCGCGACGTCGACGTCGTGTTGTTGGATCTCGGTCTGCCGGAGAGCCAAGGGCTCGAGACGCTCGAAACGGTGCTCGAACGCGCGGCGCACACGCCCATCGTCGTTCTGACGGGACTGAAGGACGAGTCGGTCGGCCTGCAGGCGGTCGAACAGGGCGCACAGGAGTATCTCGTCAAGGACGAACTCACGAGCGTACTCCTGCAGCGGTCGATCCGGTACGCGATAGAGCGACAGAACCGCGAGCGACGGTTGGCCCACCAGCACGAACAGCTCGCGGCGCTCAACAACCTCAACGCCGTCGTCCGCGACATCAACGAGGCGCTGGTCCGGGAGTCGAGACACGACGACATCGAGCAGTTGGTCTGCGACCGACTCGTCGCCTCCGACTCGTACCTGTTCGCCTGGGTCGGCGCGCTCGACCACAACAGCAAGGAGATCACTGTCCGAGCCAAGGCCGGCGTCGGGAGCTACCTCGACGACGTCACCATCACCGCCGACGACAGCGAGACGGCCACCGGGCCGACCGGGAGAGCGATCCGGACGCAAGAGATGCAGGTCGCCCAGGACATCAAAACGAACCCCGACTACGAGCACTGGCGCGAGCGCGCCCTCGAGTACGGTTTCGAGTCGTCGGCGGCGATTCCGATCGCCCACGACGGACTCATGTACGGCGTGTTGAACGTGTACGCCGAGCGGCCGTACGCCTTCGAGGGGCAGGAGTACGAAGTCATCCGCCAGCTCGGCGAAATCGTGGGCCACGCTACCGCCGCGCTCGACCGGAAGGTGGCTCTGATGAGCGACGACGTCACCGAGGTCCGGTTCCAGGTCGAGAAGATGCTCCAGCAGCAGGGCGTCTCCGAGATTCCGGACGGGTCAATCACCATCGACCGCGTGATACCCATCGGCGGCGACTCGTACCTCGCGTACGGGGTGGTCGACGAAGCGGTGGTCGACTCCTTCCGGGACCTCGTCGAGCAGATCTCCCACTTCGAGAGCCTCAAGATAATCAACGAGGGTATCGGCTCCGTACAGTTCGAACTCAACCTCGAGAGGCCGCCGATCATCTCGACGCTGGCCGCACAGGGCAGCTACGTCAAGGAGGCGACCATCGAGAGCGGCGACCTCAACCTTGTGGTCCACCTTCCGCCGAGCGCGGAGGTACGGCGGGTGAGCGAGGCGGTACGGGAGGCGTACCCCGACGCGGAGGTGGTCGCCCAACGGCAGACGACCCGGCGCGACCGGTCCGCACAGCAGGTTCAGACGGCGGTGTCGGAGGATCTGACGGAACGCCAGCGCGCGGTGCTCGAGACGGCGTACCTCGCCGGGTTCTTCAACTGGCCGCGAGACAGCTCCGGGGAGGAGGTCGCCGAATCGCTCGGCGTCTCGGCGCCGACGTTCCACCAGCACGTCCGAATCGGCCTCTCGAAACTGCTGGGCGCGCTGTTCTCCGACGCCCCGGAAGACGAGCGGGATCGGTGA
- a CDS encoding response regulator has translation MSDRIGTGRPAEILLVEDNPGDVRLTEEAFKQGQIENTLHVVTDGVEALDFLFKRGEHADAPCPDIVLLDLNLPRKDGDEVLEEIRSDADLAKIPVIVLTSSDAESDVVKSYELHANAYLTKPVDPAEFVETIQSFNSFWLSIVRLPSCDER, from the coding sequence GTGAGTGACCGTATCGGCACCGGACGACCGGCGGAGATTCTGCTCGTCGAGGACAACCCGGGCGACGTCCGTCTCACCGAGGAGGCGTTCAAGCAGGGGCAGATAGAGAACACCCTCCACGTCGTCACCGACGGAGTCGAGGCACTGGACTTCCTCTTCAAACGCGGCGAGCACGCCGACGCACCGTGTCCGGACATCGTCCTCCTCGACCTCAACCTCCCGCGGAAGGACGGCGACGAGGTGCTCGAAGAGATCCGAAGCGACGCTGACCTCGCGAAAATTCCGGTCATCGTACTGACGAGTTCGGACGCGGAGTCCGACGTCGTGAAATCGTACGAACTGCACGCGAACGCGTACCTGACGAAACCGGTCGACCCGGCCGAGTTCGTCGAGACGATACAGTCGTTCAACTCGTTTTGGCTCTCGATCGTCCGGCTTCCGTCGTGCGACGAACGCTAA
- a CDS encoding PAS domain-containing protein → MDTSSSADGELRSRVRQQEIVAELGQQALEADDLDALMRDATAAVAETLNCEYCKVLELLPDGETLFLRQGVGWRGDLVGAATIPADRASQAGYTLATEGPVVVDDLRSEERFSGPGLLTDHDVVSGISVVVGSVERPWGILGVHATQRLELTEHDASFVQSVANILASAIENERTQHELDEIYGRISDAFFALDEEWRFTYLNERAHELVNPEGRTLVGERIWTAFPEAESRAFKSKYERAMYEQETVSFEEYYPDPLDTWFEVRAYPSETGLSVYFRDVTDRKERERALEQSEQRYRTLAESFPNGIVTLFDDDLRYTLAVGRAFDYLPVSPSDVEHQTPSETWGDDVGDALEPAMREALDGGEASVEVSYVGREWSIHVVPIADEEGEIFAGMTMAQDITEQKAQERELREAKTQLEAATNAGAVGTWEWDIRRDEMVVGRSFAKTFGIDPEAAREGVPLDRYVSAIHEDDRDRVTADIEEAVESCGEYESEYRVRNVDGEFRWVVARGHVECDDGTPVTFPGALTDITERKRAELELQRNKNQLESLFEVLPIGVVVAEADGRLVEANDTAKEIGGGDVFDAESVAEYARFPAVWAESGEAVDPGEWTMSRVLDGEEVTDPDVYEIEAADGERRIVSAQGMPVRGADGEVTRGVVTVTDITERRENQRRVEESERRYRTLVEHFPDGAVGLFDDDLKYTAAGGQLMDEIGISAEDRVGNRVSEIYPDELVEQVEPYFHAALDGEANSFEVEFHDRHLLAHTLPVRDADEAVFAGMLVVQDVTERREYERMLETSNERLEQFAYVASHDLQEPLRMVSSYLQLVERRYGDELDEDGREFLEFAVDGADRMREMLDGLLKYSRINSRQNPFETVDLDDVLADVRDDLAIKIEDSDAEIEAETLPHVYGDEGQLRQVFQNLLDNTIKYSGDKPPRVNVAAERNGTKWTISVSDEGIGIDPDDADRIFGVFQRLHGQSERDGTGIGLALCERIIERHDGDIWVESEPGEGATFSFTLPAAGGRGE, encoded by the coding sequence TCGACGCGCTGATGCGCGACGCGACGGCCGCCGTCGCCGAGACGCTGAACTGCGAGTACTGCAAGGTTCTCGAGTTGCTGCCGGACGGAGAGACGCTCTTTCTCCGACAGGGCGTCGGCTGGCGGGGCGACCTCGTCGGAGCGGCGACGATACCGGCCGACCGCGCCTCGCAGGCGGGGTACACCCTCGCCACGGAGGGCCCCGTCGTCGTCGACGACTTACGGAGCGAAGAGCGGTTCTCCGGTCCCGGCTTGCTCACCGACCACGACGTCGTCAGCGGCATCAGCGTCGTCGTCGGGTCGGTCGAACGACCGTGGGGGATACTGGGCGTGCACGCGACCCAGCGCCTGGAACTCACCGAACACGACGCCAGCTTCGTCCAGAGCGTCGCGAACATCCTCGCGTCGGCCATCGAGAACGAGCGAACGCAGCACGAGCTCGACGAGATCTACGGTCGCATCTCCGACGCCTTCTTCGCACTCGACGAGGAGTGGCGGTTCACCTATCTCAACGAGCGCGCCCACGAGTTGGTCAACCCCGAGGGGCGGACGCTGGTCGGAGAACGCATCTGGACGGCGTTTCCCGAAGCGGAGAGCAGGGCGTTCAAATCGAAGTACGAGCGGGCGATGTACGAACAGGAGACGGTCTCCTTCGAGGAGTACTACCCCGACCCGCTCGACACGTGGTTCGAGGTACGGGCGTACCCCTCGGAGACGGGGCTCTCCGTCTACTTCCGCGACGTCACCGACCGAAAGGAGCGCGAGCGCGCCCTCGAACAGAGCGAGCAACGCTATCGCACGCTCGCGGAGTCGTTCCCGAACGGCATCGTCACCCTGTTCGACGACGACCTCCGCTACACCCTCGCGGTGGGGCGAGCCTTCGACTACCTCCCGGTCTCTCCGAGCGACGTCGAACACCAAACGCCGAGCGAAACGTGGGGCGACGACGTGGGCGACGCGCTCGAACCGGCGATGCGGGAGGCCCTCGACGGAGGGGAGGCGTCGGTCGAGGTCTCGTACGTCGGCCGCGAGTGGAGCATCCACGTGGTGCCGATAGCCGACGAGGAGGGCGAGATATTCGCCGGGATGACGATGGCGCAGGACATCACCGAGCAGAAGGCGCAGGAGCGGGAGTTGCGCGAGGCGAAAACTCAACTGGAGGCGGCGACCAACGCGGGCGCGGTCGGCACGTGGGAGTGGGACATCCGACGGGACGAGATGGTCGTCGGCCGGTCGTTCGCCAAGACGTTCGGGATCGACCCTGAAGCGGCCCGCGAGGGCGTACCGCTCGACCGGTACGTCTCCGCCATCCACGAGGACGACCGCGACCGGGTCACCGCCGACATCGAGGAGGCAGTCGAGTCGTGCGGGGAGTACGAGTCCGAGTACCGCGTCCGGAACGTCGACGGCGAGTTCCGGTGGGTGGTCGCGCGAGGACACGTCGAGTGCGACGACGGCACCCCCGTCACGTTCCCCGGCGCGCTCACCGACATCACGGAGCGAAAACGCGCCGAACTGGAGCTACAGCGGAACAAGAACCAACTGGAGTCGCTGTTCGAGGTGCTCCCCATCGGCGTCGTCGTCGCGGAGGCCGACGGCCGACTGGTCGAAGCTAACGACACGGCGAAGGAGATCGGGGGCGGCGACGTGTTCGACGCCGAATCGGTCGCGGAGTACGCGCGGTTTCCGGCGGTGTGGGCGGAGTCGGGCGAGGCGGTCGATCCCGGCGAGTGGACGATGTCGCGGGTGCTCGACGGCGAGGAGGTGACCGACCCGGACGTCTACGAGATCGAGGCCGCCGACGGCGAGCGTCGCATCGTCAGCGCGCAGGGGATGCCGGTTCGGGGCGCCGACGGCGAGGTGACTCGCGGCGTCGTCACGGTGACCGACATCACCGAGCGTCGGGAGAATCAGCGACGGGTCGAAGAGAGCGAACGCCGGTACCGGACGCTCGTCGAACACTTCCCCGACGGAGCGGTGGGTCTGTTCGACGACGACCTGAAGTACACGGCCGCGGGCGGACAGCTCATGGACGAGATCGGCATCAGCGCGGAGGACCGGGTCGGCAACAGGGTCTCCGAGATATACCCCGACGAGCTGGTCGAGCAGGTCGAACCGTACTTTCACGCGGCGCTCGACGGCGAGGCGAACTCCTTCGAGGTCGAGTTCCACGACCGCCACCTGCTGGCCCACACGCTCCCGGTGAGAGACGCCGACGAAGCGGTCTTCGCGGGTATGCTCGTCGTCCAGGACGTGACCGAACGTCGGGAGTACGAGCGGATGCTCGAAACCTCCAACGAGCGACTGGAGCAGTTCGCCTACGTCGCCTCCCACGACCTCCAGGAACCGCTGCGGATGGTCTCCAGCTACCTCCAACTCGTCGAGCGACGCTACGGGGACGAACTCGACGAGGACGGCCGGGAGTTCCTCGAGTTCGCCGTCGACGGCGCCGACCGGATGCGCGAGATGCTCGACGGTCTGCTGAAGTACTCGCGGATAAACTCCCGGCAGAACCCCTTCGAGACGGTCGATCTCGACGACGTCCTCGCGGACGTCCGCGACGACCTCGCGATCAAAATCGAGGATAGCGACGCCGAAATAGAGGCGGAGACGCTCCCGCACGTCTACGGCGACGAGGGGCAGTTGCGTCAGGTGTTCCAGAATCTGCTGGACAACACGATTAAATACAGCGGGGACAAACCGCCGCGAGTGAACGTCGCTGCCGAACGGAACGGCACGAAGTGGACGATATCGGTGAGCGACGAGGGTATCGGCATCGACCCCGACGACGCCGACCGCATCTTCGGCGTGTTCCAGCGTCTCCACGGGCAGAGCGAACGAGACGGGACGGGTATCGGCCTCGCGCTCTGTGAACGGATAATCGAGCGCCACGACGGCGACATCTGGGTCGAGTCGGAACCCGGCGAGGGGGCGACGTTTTCGTTCACCCTGCCGGCGGCGGGTGGTCGCGGTGAGTGA